In a single window of the Candidatus Methylacidiphilales bacterium genome:
- the mraY gene encoding phospho-N-acetylmuramoyl-pentapeptide-transferase, producing MLYYLHHLAEWIGPLRVFEALTFRAIAAAVSTFVFTLWSGPKMIAALTRLKLGQPIRGKEEVHKLAELHGSKKGTPTMGGLLILVSLTLGCLLWARLDGLYLWVVLVPTLAFGGLGFLDDYQKIRKKNSGGISSRQKFLGQVLIAVAVGIFLIYHPETREHARSLQLPFFKTPVVDNLGPFALIFFALVIVGSSNAVNLTDGLDGLATGCTVSVVSVFAIFAYLSGNKIASDYLLLPYAPGVGELSVFCAAMAGSCLGFLWYNCHPARVFMGDTGSLAIGGAIALVSICVNQELLLVIVGGVFVIEALSVILQVASFKTTGKRIFAMSPLHHHFELKGWNESTVVIRFWIAGLVLALIGLATLKLR from the coding sequence ATGCTCTACTACCTTCACCACTTGGCCGAATGGATCGGACCGCTGCGGGTCTTTGAGGCCCTGACTTTCCGGGCGATCGCTGCCGCTGTAAGCACCTTTGTTTTCACCCTTTGGTCCGGTCCAAAAATGATCGCGGCCCTGACCCGGTTGAAACTGGGCCAACCGATCCGGGGCAAAGAGGAAGTACACAAGCTGGCCGAACTGCACGGAAGCAAGAAGGGCACCCCGACCATGGGTGGGCTGCTCATTCTGGTCTCCCTCACCCTCGGCTGCCTGCTCTGGGCCCGCTTGGACGGGCTGTATCTTTGGGTCGTGCTCGTGCCCACCCTGGCCTTTGGCGGACTGGGTTTTCTCGACGACTACCAGAAGATCCGCAAAAAGAATTCCGGTGGCATCAGCAGCAGGCAAAAATTCCTCGGGCAGGTGCTCATTGCGGTGGCGGTCGGGATCTTTTTGATCTACCACCCGGAAACAAGGGAACATGCGCGGAGCCTGCAACTGCCTTTCTTCAAGACCCCGGTGGTGGACAATCTTGGCCCGTTCGCCTTGATCTTCTTTGCCCTGGTCATCGTCGGCTCCAGCAACGCCGTGAATTTGACGGACGGGTTGGATGGCCTGGCCACAGGTTGCACCGTCAGTGTGGTCTCGGTCTTTGCCATCTTTGCCTACCTATCCGGCAATAAGATTGCCTCGGACTACCTCCTGCTTCCCTATGCCCCAGGTGTTGGGGAATTATCGGTCTTCTGTGCGGCCATGGCCGGTTCCTGCCTTGGTTTCCTGTGGTACAACTGCCACCCGGCCCGGGTTTTCATGGGGGACACCGGATCGCTGGCGATTGGTGGCGCCATCGCTTTGGTATCTATCTGCGTCAACCAGGAACTGCTTTTGGTCATTGTCGGCGGGGTATTCGTCATCGAGGCCCTCTCCGTCATCCTTCAAGTGGCCTCGTTCAAAACTACGGGCAAGCGCATCTTCGCCATGTCGCCCCTGCACCACCATTTCGAACTCAAGGGCTGGAATGAATCCACCGTGGTGATCCGATTCTGGATCGCCGGCCTGGTTCTGGCCCTCATCGGCCTGGCCACCCTCAAACTGAGATGA
- a CDS encoding UDP-N-acetylmuramoyl-L-alanyl-D-glutamate--2,6-diaminopimelate ligase, giving the protein MTLRDLFSGLEVLEWSGPKEASVSGLAYRADEVNPGDAFFTWKGLKSDGHRYVSLAVERGAAAVVVEEKADPAPSVPQVRVASGRRALAGASSRWYGNPGASLRLAGITGTNGKTSTAYLLHHLLETSGISSGLMGTICYRSGKKEMASPRTTPECLDLQRLLAQMRDENCRAAVMEVSSHALDQERTLGLGFEVAVFTNLTQDHLDYHGSMENYFQAKSKLFTSLRHGSHAVINLDDGAGLRLAGMLPAGVHLHGYSLGAAAEHQATDVCLHASGTTFKWKGPAFEHEVVMPWVGGFNVANALAAAAAACAFGLAPDHVAASLRTAPPVPGRMERIPSTGGFSVLVDYAHTDDAIRHVLSTLRPLCRGRLLVLVGCGGDRDRGKRPLMARAAVEQSDWAVLTSDNPRGEDPAAILRDMERGVSGMEGYEVVADRAAAIAHIISLAKEGDVVVLAGKGHENTQEVKGVLTPFSDAEQARAALRQRGCA; this is encoded by the coding sequence ATGACCCTGCGCGACCTGTTCAGTGGACTGGAAGTGCTGGAGTGGTCCGGTCCCAAAGAAGCCTCCGTTTCCGGACTGGCCTACCGAGCGGACGAGGTCAACCCCGGTGATGCCTTCTTCACTTGGAAGGGACTCAAGTCCGACGGACACCGCTACGTGAGTCTGGCCGTGGAACGGGGGGCTGCCGCCGTCGTGGTCGAGGAGAAAGCGGATCCCGCCCCGTCCGTCCCCCAAGTTAGGGTGGCCAGTGGTCGCCGGGCCCTGGCGGGTGCCTCGTCCCGCTGGTATGGGAATCCGGGGGCATCCCTCCGGCTTGCCGGGATCACCGGCACGAACGGGAAAACCTCGACCGCCTATCTGCTCCATCACCTCCTCGAAACATCCGGAATCAGTTCGGGTCTGATGGGTACGATTTGTTATCGCTCGGGCAAAAAAGAAATGGCGTCTCCGCGCACAACACCGGAATGCCTCGACCTCCAACGCCTCTTGGCCCAAATGCGCGACGAAAATTGCCGGGCCGCGGTCATGGAGGTCTCTTCGCACGCACTGGACCAAGAACGCACCCTGGGACTGGGTTTCGAAGTGGCTGTATTCACCAACCTCACCCAGGACCATCTGGACTATCACGGCTCGATGGAGAACTACTTCCAAGCCAAATCCAAGCTCTTCACCAGCTTGCGGCACGGAAGCCATGCCGTGATCAACCTCGATGACGGGGCCGGCCTGCGCCTGGCCGGGATGCTTCCCGCGGGCGTGCATCTGCACGGCTATTCCCTTGGTGCGGCCGCCGAACATCAAGCGACGGACGTTTGCCTCCATGCTTCCGGGACCACTTTCAAGTGGAAGGGACCGGCCTTCGAACATGAGGTCGTCATGCCCTGGGTCGGAGGCTTCAATGTCGCCAACGCATTGGCCGCCGCCGCTGCCGCGTGCGCCTTTGGCCTGGCGCCGGATCATGTTGCGGCTTCACTCCGGACTGCCCCGCCCGTTCCCGGTCGCATGGAGCGCATACCCTCCACTGGTGGTTTTTCTGTCCTGGTCGATTACGCCCACACGGACGATGCCATTCGTCATGTTCTGTCGACCCTGCGCCCGCTATGTCGTGGCCGGCTGCTGGTGCTGGTCGGTTGTGGCGGGGACCGCGACCGTGGCAAACGACCATTGATGGCCCGGGCGGCCGTTGAACAATCTGATTGGGCCGTGCTCACGTCGGACAACCCGCGGGGCGAAGACCCCGCCGCCATACTCCGCGACATGGAGAGAGGAGTCTCCGGCATGGAAGGCTACGAAGTCGTGGCCGATCGCGCGGCGGCCATCGCGCATATCATCAGCCTGGCCAAAGAGGGAGACGTGGTCGTATTGGCTGGTAAGGGCCACGAAAACACGCAGGAGGTGAAGGGTGTCCTCACTCCCTTTTCGGATGCGGAGCAGGCCCGTGCGGCCCTCCGGCAAAGGGGGTGCGCGTGA
- the murF gene encoding UDP-N-acetylmuramoyl-tripeptide--D-alanyl-D-alanine ligase, producing the protein MKPIPFSSLAVWSGGVLAHGQGERTVTRVTTDSRAILPGDLFVALSGERFDGHDYVADAFRQGALAVMVSREIPPSALVAGCGVIRVDDTLRGLQKLATHYRQSLGVRVVAVTGSNGKTSAKEFLSSVLAPLGPVAKTSGNLNNHIGVPLTLLQIDESHHWAVVEMGMNHPGEIRPLVEMARPEIGVITQAGWAHIEHFSDREAIAAEKGEVAYHLPENGFAVLQGDNPRLRALAPRIPVPVAWVGSGPDNTFQISGIVVQPERSSFDVQIGNRIERFTIRVPGSHMAHNAALAVAVAVRLGIAPELIRACLEEACLPKGRMALRKRRSGWIMDDSYNANPDSMAAAFATLMALPGKGRGVALLGSMGELGIRTGELHHWVGAAAADAGIRCLHAIGHGADDLVEGAKSRGMENVSVWNDHESLVRGYLETARDDDRVVVKGSRSAEMEKILPNLEN; encoded by the coding sequence GTGAAACCGATCCCGTTTTCCAGTCTGGCCGTATGGTCTGGCGGAGTCCTCGCCCACGGACAGGGTGAGCGCACCGTGACGCGTGTGACGACCGACTCTCGTGCCATCCTTCCGGGCGATCTTTTTGTCGCTTTGTCCGGGGAACGTTTCGATGGACATGATTACGTCGCGGATGCGTTCCGGCAGGGCGCGCTGGCGGTGATGGTATCCCGCGAAATCCCGCCCAGTGCCTTGGTCGCGGGCTGTGGGGTCATCCGGGTCGATGACACCCTCCGGGGCCTGCAAAAACTTGCCACGCATTACCGACAAAGTCTTGGTGTCCGCGTGGTGGCGGTCACCGGCAGCAACGGAAAAACCAGTGCAAAGGAATTCCTGTCTTCCGTCCTGGCTCCCTTGGGACCGGTTGCCAAGACGTCGGGCAATCTGAACAACCACATCGGTGTGCCCCTGACCCTTCTCCAAATCGACGAATCCCACCATTGGGCGGTGGTGGAAATGGGCATGAACCATCCCGGGGAAATTCGCCCGCTGGTTGAAATGGCCCGGCCGGAAATCGGCGTGATCACCCAGGCCGGTTGGGCGCACATCGAACATTTCTCCGATCGCGAGGCCATAGCGGCGGAAAAAGGCGAGGTGGCCTACCATCTGCCCGAGAATGGATTTGCCGTATTGCAGGGGGATAATCCACGACTGAGGGCACTGGCCCCTCGGATCCCGGTTCCCGTCGCCTGGGTGGGTTCAGGCCCGGACAACACTTTCCAAATAAGCGGAATCGTTGTGCAACCGGAGCGCTCCTCGTTCGATGTCCAAATAGGAAATCGAATAGAACGATTCACCATCCGGGTCCCGGGCAGCCATATGGCACATAATGCGGCACTGGCAGTGGCGGTGGCGGTCCGGCTAGGAATAGCTCCGGAACTGATCCGTGCGTGTCTGGAGGAAGCCTGCTTGCCGAAAGGCCGCATGGCCCTCCGGAAAAGGCGGTCCGGCTGGATCATGGATGATTCTTACAACGCCAATCCCGACTCTATGGCGGCGGCATTCGCCACCCTCATGGCCCTGCCCGGCAAGGGCCGTGGTGTCGCCCTTCTGGGCAGCATGGGCGAATTGGGCATAAGGACCGGCGAATTGCACCATTGGGTCGGAGCCGCCGCCGCCGATGCGGGTATCCGCTGTCTCCACGCCATTGGGCACGGGGCCGACGACTTGGTCGAGGGCGCAAAATCGCGGGGGATGGAAAACGTCTCGGTCTGGAATGACCACGAATCCCTGGTCCGGGGCTACCTGGAGACCGCCCGGGATGATGACCGTGTGGTCGTCAAAGGTTCGCGGAGCGCCGAGATGGAAAAAATCCTGCCCAATCTGGAGAACTGA
- a CDS encoding LysM peptidoglycan-binding domain-containing protein: protein MNENQNPKPAPMGGSKLSTIFLVVLGLHIVLIVAFSAYHLLKGDSSSEKPVEEVSSTTEKSPNADEPAWAATEEHPTVETQQAGTAPSPSPAEAEPVPAEAAPLPMPASNDPIWTRVPSTTERPAIANPAPNPAPVVASEKPANVQTVDSNKTYTVAKGDSLARISRNYGVSVADLRSVNGMTNDTIRIGQVIRIPAGRTVAASAAPALPPQAAPVVRRAEVVGGSYTVGKGDTLWKIARKFNVNPQQLANSNGITDPSKLKVGMVLRLPGGVEKQDLAQPPSRPEPAPVNTDMAMVPKN from the coding sequence ATGAATGAAAACCAGAACCCCAAGCCTGCCCCGATGGGTGGGAGCAAACTATCCACGATTTTCCTCGTGGTCCTCGGACTGCACATTGTGCTGATCGTTGCCTTCAGTGCCTACCACCTGCTCAAGGGGGATTCCTCGAGCGAAAAACCGGTAGAGGAAGTCAGCAGCACCACCGAAAAAAGCCCGAACGCAGATGAGCCCGCCTGGGCTGCCACGGAGGAACATCCCACCGTGGAAACTCAGCAGGCCGGGACCGCTCCCAGCCCTTCCCCGGCAGAGGCAGAACCCGTCCCGGCGGAAGCCGCGCCGCTGCCCATGCCGGCCAGCAATGACCCGATTTGGACGCGCGTTCCGTCAACCACCGAGCGGCCCGCCATTGCCAACCCGGCTCCGAATCCGGCACCTGTCGTTGCCAGTGAAAAGCCGGCCAATGTGCAGACGGTCGACAGCAATAAAACCTACACCGTGGCCAAAGGGGATTCACTGGCCCGTATCTCCCGCAACTATGGGGTATCGGTGGCCGACCTTCGTTCCGTCAATGGCATGACCAATGACACCATCCGCATCGGTCAAGTGATCCGGATTCCGGCGGGCCGTACGGTCGCGGCTTCAGCCGCCCCGGCTTTGCCTCCGCAGGCTGCGCCTGTTGTGCGACGCGCCGAAGTGGTGGGAGGCAGCTATACCGTTGGCAAGGGGGATACCCTCTGGAAAATCGCCCGTAAGTTCAATGTCAATCCCCAGCAACTCGCCAACTCCAATGGGATAACGGATCCCTCCAAGCTCAAGGTGGGCATGGTGCTCCGTCTTCCGGGCGGTGTGGAAAAACAGGATTTGGCCCAACCCCCGTCCCGTCCCGAACCCGCCCCGGTCAATACGGACATGGCGATGGTTCCCAAGAACTGA
- the ftsW gene encoding putative lipid II flippase FtsW: protein MARNSAYFLLIAVLGLVSLGLVMLSSVSAFAPANNGDQAFFLKRQAAALAAGVVVCVLLAKWDYRHWTRYAWWIVGVASLLMLSCFVPGLGVKVKGASRWIDLGPMNFQPVEMLKLSVVVFMGWWLGLHQKTVSRFQDGFAIPMGVLALAIGLCILQKDLGTSAILVLLSFILMFVAGTRWQFIVPVPVLGLVGILVLALTMPERRTRLLAFLDPEGHKEDAGYQVWQALIAFGSGGLSGRGLGEGVQKMFYLPEAHNDFIFPIIGEELGLIFTLGVVLFFLFFALSGGMIACHAPDATGLLLGIGITCAICLQAALNIAVVTAMVPAKGIGLPFISYGGSNLLLCLAGVGILLNIHSNSAFKPRRHRSVLPAAQSARM, encoded by the coding sequence ATGGCCCGCAACAGTGCTTACTTCCTCCTCATCGCCGTCCTGGGGTTGGTCTCCCTTGGGCTGGTGATGTTGTCCAGTGTGAGCGCTTTTGCCCCGGCCAACAATGGCGACCAGGCCTTTTTTCTCAAACGTCAGGCCGCCGCGCTTGCGGCCGGGGTGGTCGTATGCGTCTTGCTGGCTAAATGGGATTACCGGCATTGGACGCGCTATGCCTGGTGGATTGTCGGCGTGGCTTCGCTGCTCATGCTGTCCTGTTTTGTTCCTGGCCTCGGCGTGAAGGTCAAGGGGGCCAGCCGCTGGATCGATCTCGGCCCGATGAACTTCCAGCCCGTGGAAATGCTCAAGCTATCCGTGGTGGTGTTCATGGGTTGGTGGTTGGGTTTGCACCAGAAAACTGTCTCGCGCTTTCAAGACGGTTTCGCCATCCCCATGGGGGTGTTGGCCCTGGCCATCGGCCTCTGCATCCTGCAAAAGGACCTCGGAACCTCCGCGATCCTCGTGCTCCTGTCTTTCATTCTGATGTTTGTCGCCGGGACCCGCTGGCAATTCATTGTCCCGGTGCCGGTGCTCGGCCTTGTGGGCATTCTCGTCCTGGCCCTGACCATGCCCGAGCGTCGCACGCGGCTCCTGGCCTTCCTCGATCCCGAGGGCCACAAGGAGGACGCGGGATACCAGGTATGGCAGGCCCTCATTGCTTTCGGCTCCGGTGGCTTGAGCGGCCGTGGACTCGGCGAGGGGGTGCAGAAGATGTTTTATTTGCCCGAGGCCCACAACGATTTCATTTTCCCGATCATCGGTGAAGAACTCGGGTTGATCTTCACCCTGGGTGTGGTCCTGTTCTTCCTCTTCTTCGCCCTGTCGGGTGGCATGATTGCGTGCCATGCGCCGGATGCCACCGGCCTGCTGTTGGGTATTGGCATCACCTGCGCCATCTGCCTGCAGGCCGCGCTCAATATTGCTGTGGTCACCGCCATGGTGCCGGCCAAGGGCATCGGCCTTCCGTTCATCAGCTACGGCGGCTCCAACCTGCTGCTTTGCCTTGCCGGTGTGGGCATTCTGCTGAATATCCACAGCAACTCCGCCTTCAAACCCCGCCGCCACAGGAGCGTTCTCCCGGCGGCACAATCCGCCCGCATGTGA
- the murD gene encoding UDP-N-acetylmuramoyl-L-alanine--D-glutamate ligase, with translation MNVTGKQVVVLGMGESGRAAAELLVTKGADVIIRDSKMNERIERVAERLRPQGVRVEVQPRPFHPCRIDLGVLSPGIDPSVPLVSQLRADKVPIISEIELAFRFCEKPVVAITGTNGKSTTTELIAAVLTAGGKRTEACGNIGKPFSDVARNAEDLDVITLEVSSFQLEAIETFRPRMAVFLNFAPDHLDRYRDMDEYWKAKLRIFENQGPDDFALVNSDLSLPFLAARRITFNAYGREAEYTFRDGWLCRHDKKIIEQSKTSLRGPHNAENQLAALALGDLYGIDHETVAGVFASYRALPHRCELVRQIEGVDYVNDSKATNLHSLESALQGMSTPCVLIAGGKDKGFDYAAIKDLVGRHVAHAVLIGEAQSRMVEAWGQRTRCHRAVDLADAVQTARRLARPGQTVLLSPGCSSYDMFKNFEERGQLFRELVKDLA, from the coding sequence GTGAATGTGACTGGAAAACAGGTCGTGGTCCTTGGCATGGGAGAAAGCGGAAGGGCTGCGGCCGAATTGTTGGTAACGAAAGGAGCGGATGTGATCATACGAGATAGCAAAATGAACGAGAGGATCGAGCGCGTCGCTGAGCGGCTCCGTCCCCAGGGTGTGCGGGTGGAGGTCCAGCCCCGGCCTTTTCATCCGTGCCGTATTGATCTGGGTGTCCTCAGCCCTGGTATCGATCCTTCCGTGCCCCTGGTCAGCCAACTCCGCGCAGACAAGGTGCCGATCATCTCGGAAATAGAACTGGCCTTCCGTTTCTGCGAAAAACCCGTGGTCGCCATCACCGGCACGAACGGCAAAAGCACGACCACCGAGCTCATCGCCGCCGTCTTGACCGCAGGGGGAAAGCGGACCGAGGCATGTGGCAACATTGGCAAGCCCTTCAGTGATGTGGCCCGGAACGCCGAGGACCTGGATGTGATCACCTTGGAAGTGAGTTCGTTCCAATTGGAGGCCATTGAAACCTTCCGTCCAAGAATGGCCGTTTTCCTAAACTTTGCCCCCGACCATCTCGACCGTTACCGCGATATGGACGAGTATTGGAAAGCCAAGCTGCGCATCTTTGAAAATCAGGGGCCTGATGACTTCGCCCTGGTCAATTCGGATCTGTCCCTTCCGTTTCTGGCGGCCCGCCGGATCACTTTCAATGCGTATGGCCGCGAGGCCGAATACACATTCCGCGACGGCTGGCTCTGCCGCCATGACAAGAAGATCATCGAGCAATCCAAGACCAGCCTGCGCGGGCCTCACAATGCTGAAAACCAACTGGCCGCGCTGGCGCTGGGCGACCTCTACGGTATCGACCATGAAACAGTCGCGGGCGTCTTCGCCTCTTACCGTGCCCTGCCGCATCGTTGTGAACTGGTCCGCCAAATCGAAGGGGTGGACTACGTCAATGACTCCAAGGCCACCAACCTTCACTCCCTCGAAAGTGCCCTCCAGGGAATGAGCACACCCTGTGTTCTGATCGCGGGCGGCAAGGACAAGGGATTTGACTATGCCGCCATCAAGGACCTGGTCGGGCGCCATGTGGCCCATGCGGTTCTGATCGGCGAGGCGCAGTCGCGCATGGTCGAGGCCTGGGGGCAGCGCACCCGCTGTCATCGGGCCGTGGATCTGGCCGATGCGGTGCAGACCGCGCGACGCTTGGCCCGTCCCGGTCAGACTGTGCTGCTCTCACCCGGGTGCTCCAGTTACGACATGTTCAAAAATTTCGAGGAACGCGGGCAGTTGTTCCGTGAGCTCGTGAAAGATCTGGCCTGA